From Deinococcus aquiradiocola, a single genomic window includes:
- a CDS encoding DUF6630 family protein — translation MHHLLDLLLTPLRASQEVLCRHVRQRYQDAAQDLDSDEVTALREALQDPPADDYPPGWWLDPHLSRWWLCLHVDWKASDEVHWQAQAIARTLGLDVDAVGPPPAPDAPMLDALAEASAHLHALGYALLYLDTDSDEYLAVPVRHDLLRQARDTAERLNLPTFLI, via the coding sequence ATGCACCACCTGCTGGACCTCCTGCTCACGCCGCTGCGCGCGTCACAGGAGGTCCTGTGCCGTCACGTCCGGCAACGCTACCAGGACGCGGCCCAGGACCTCGACAGCGACGAGGTGACCGCCCTGCGCGAGGCGCTGCAGGACCCGCCCGCCGACGATTACCCGCCCGGCTGGTGGCTCGACCCGCACCTCAGCCGCTGGTGGCTGTGCCTGCACGTCGACTGGAAGGCCAGCGACGAGGTGCACTGGCAGGCGCAGGCCATCGCCCGCACCCTCGGCCTCGACGTGGACGCGGTCGGCCCGCCCCCTGCGCCGGACGCCCCCATGCTCGACGCGCTCGCGGAGGCCTCCGCGCACCTGCACGCCCTCGGGTACGCGCTGCTGTACCTCGACACCGACAGTGACGAGTACCTCGCCGTGCCCGTCCGGCACGACCTGCTCCGGCAGGCCAGGGACACCGCCGAACGCCTCAACCTGCCCACCTTCCTGATCTGA
- a CDS encoding NAD(P)/FAD-dependent oxidoreductase encodes MIQDPVSPLPPTDVLIVGAGPAGLYAAFYAALRGLSVRLLDARPEPGGQLAALYPDRVVYDVPAAPATTAGELVQRLVQQLAPFEIDMRLSEVARTLTPHTDGWLVGTAPAGHAAPGPDAALRSYPARAVIIAAGMGALLPRPAPHADDHTDWPAPLPGPAPRRAWVQGGVPQATRAALELAQLGTHVTLSHRRALFRGTPEQLARLNTLRAEGRIDVHAPAPADLAPDVDATWHLNGYLPDLTPLLAWPLDWQGEYVPADDAGRTRLPGVFVAGDLSLAGGDFKLIAQAFAQAALSANHAAHHVRPDLRVRPGHSSDRRL; translated from the coding sequence GTGATTCAGGACCCCGTTTCCCCGCTCCCACCCACGGACGTGCTCATCGTGGGGGCCGGTCCCGCCGGACTGTACGCCGCCTTCTATGCCGCCCTGCGCGGCCTGAGCGTGCGGCTGCTCGACGCGCGCCCCGAACCGGGCGGACAGCTGGCGGCCCTCTACCCGGACCGCGTGGTGTACGACGTGCCCGCCGCGCCCGCCACGACCGCCGGGGAACTCGTGCAGCGCCTCGTGCAGCAGCTCGCGCCCTTCGAGATCGACATGCGGCTCTCGGAAGTCGCGCGCACCCTCACGCCCCACACGGACGGCTGGCTGGTCGGCACGGCCCCCGCAGGACACGCGGCGCCCGGACCGGACGCGGCCCTGCGGTCCTACCCGGCGCGCGCCGTGATCATTGCTGCCGGAATGGGCGCCCTCCTGCCGCGCCCCGCCCCGCACGCGGACGACCACACCGACTGGCCCGCCCCCCTCCCCGGCCCCGCTCCCCGGCGCGCCTGGGTGCAGGGCGGCGTGCCGCAGGCCACCCGCGCCGCCCTGGAGCTCGCGCAGCTCGGGACGCACGTGACGCTCAGCCACCGCCGCGCCCTGTTCCGCGGCACGCCCGAACAGCTCGCCCGGCTGAACACCCTGCGCGCGGAGGGCCGCATCGACGTGCACGCGCCCGCGCCCGCCGACCTCGCACCGGACGTGGACGCCACCTGGCACCTGAACGGCTACCTGCCGGACCTGACGCCCCTGCTCGCATGGCCGCTCGACTGGCAGGGCGAGTACGTGCCCGCCGACGACGCGGGCCGCACCCGCCTGCCCGGCGTGTTCGTGGCAGGCGACCTGAGCCTCGCCGGGGGAGACTTCAAACTCATCGCGCAGGCCTTCGCGCAGGCCGCCCTGAGCGCCAACCACGCCGCGCACCACGTCCGGCCCGACCTGCGTGTCCGGCCCGGCCACAGCAGCGACCGCCGCCTCTAG
- a CDS encoding AAC(3) family N-acetyltransferase translates to MLNLARRVQVTPQQLDEGLSSLGLSGAEHLIVHSSLRSFGTLEGGADTLLRGLERSTATLVAPAFSYQTLVRGPDSPIHAQFHRDTRVSRDIGRLSQTMVERAAARRSFHPALSFVALGEQAEAVVASQTLDNPYAPIGTLYDLDGYALLAGVDHSSNTSIHYGEYLAGVPLLTRYVALGGRVTPCAFPNCSADFDRIAAHVHPRTVQVGRSRLRLYRVRELVDVTVDLLGRDPEALLCTYPSCRCQQVRQMVRQQGLSPRAHASVTVARGAPLQRLN, encoded by the coding sequence ATGCTCAATCTTGCCCGCCGGGTTCAGGTCACGCCTCAACAGCTGGACGAGGGGCTCTCGTCGCTGGGCCTGTCCGGCGCGGAGCACCTGATCGTGCACAGCAGCCTGCGGTCCTTCGGAACGCTGGAAGGAGGCGCGGACACGCTGCTGCGCGGCCTGGAGCGCAGCACGGCCACGCTGGTCGCCCCGGCCTTCAGTTATCAGACGCTGGTGCGTGGCCCGGACTCCCCCATTCACGCGCAGTTCCACCGGGATACCCGCGTGAGCCGCGACATCGGTCGGCTGTCGCAGACGATGGTGGAGCGCGCGGCCGCGCGGCGTTCCTTTCACCCGGCCCTGAGTTTCGTGGCGCTGGGCGAGCAGGCGGAGGCGGTGGTGGCGTCACAGACGCTCGACAACCCGTACGCGCCCATCGGGACGCTGTACGACCTGGACGGGTACGCGCTGCTGGCGGGCGTGGATCACAGTTCGAACACCAGCATCCATTACGGGGAGTACCTGGCGGGCGTGCCGCTCCTCACGCGGTACGTGGCGCTGGGCGGGCGCGTCACGCCGTGCGCCTTCCCGAACTGCTCGGCGGACTTCGACCGGATCGCGGCACACGTGCATCCGCGCACCGTGCAGGTGGGCCGTTCGCGCCTGCGGCTGTACCGGGTGCGGGAACTGGTGGACGTGACGGTGGACCTGCTGGGCCGCGACCCGGAGGCGCTGCTGTGCACGTACCCGAGCTGCCGGTGCCAGCAGGTGCGGCAGATGGTGCGGCAGCAGGGCCTCAGCCCGCGCGCGCACGCGTCCGTGACGGTGGCGCGCGGCGCGCCGCTGCAGCGCCTGAACTGA